Proteins from a genomic interval of Oncorhynchus clarkii lewisi isolate Uvic-CL-2024 chromosome 13, UVic_Ocla_1.0, whole genome shotgun sequence:
- the LOC139423542 gene encoding RNA polymerase-associated protein LEO1-like, giving the protein MSFHEIIGSGRLERSKVTLQRLDILLLETCLLKEASMQTGPTPTPACFSLSRGEKGGRGYLNDKASLVDDKASLDEDDDDDDKASLDDKASLDDDKASLDDDKASLDDDKASLDDDDDQPSLGNDDDKASLDDDKASLDDDDDDYDKASLDDDDDEDDTASLDDDKASLDDDDDDKASLNDDDDDQPSLGNDDDKASLDDDDDDDDDKASLNDDKASLDDDD; this is encoded by the exons ATGTCTTTTCATGAGATCATTGGCTCTGGCAGACTCGAGAGGTCAAAGGTGACTCTTCAGAGACTAGACATACTGCTCCTGGAGACATGTTTGCTGAAGGAAGCCTCGATGCAGACAGGCCCCACGCCCACCCCTGCATGCTTTTCCctgagtagaggagagaagggggg TAGAGGATATTTGAATGATAAAGCAAGCCTGGTTGATGATAAAGCAAGCctggatgaggatgatgatgatgatgataaagcAAGCCTGGATGATAAGGCAAGCCTGGATGATGATAAAGCAAGCCTGGATGATGATAAAGCAAGCCTGGATGATGATAAAGCAAGcctggatgatgatgatgatcaacCAAGCCTGGGGAATGATGATGATAAAGCAAGCCTGGATGATGATAAAGCAAGcctggatgatgatgatgatgattatgataaAGCAAGcctggatgatgatgatgatgaggatgatacAGCAAGCCTGGATGATGATAAAGCAAGcctggatgatgatgatgatgataaagcAAGCctgaatgatgatgatgatgatcaacCAAGCCTGGGGAATGATGATGATAAAGCAAGcctggatgatgatgatgatgatgatgatgataaagcAAGCCTGAATGATGATAAGGCAAGCCTGGATGATGATGATTAA